The sequence below is a genomic window from Ignavibacteriales bacterium.
TTTCTGAACTGAATGGACGATTGTAAACTCCCCACCAAATCTTGTCGTTCGTACTTTGTTCCTGCACGATGAATTTATCTGCCGCAGCGCGTGCAGTATGTTTGCCGGTATGTATTACAAGCGGACCTTGTTTGGAAAGTTTTCCTTCGTTACGAAAAATAATTTCTTCATATAATGCTTCATCAGGAAGATTCCAGAAGACCTGGTCAAGATCGGTAAATCCCTGGTTCTTCAATCTGAAGTCTGAAGCAAGCTCCATTGCCTGCTTTGTTGCGGGCGTATTGAATTCTAAATATTTACTCATGACCAGTCCCTCACTAATTTTCTGTCGCCGATGTAAAGTTCATTTGGGGAATCAGGATCGAGTGCCCATTTCATTCTCTCAATACCTTCCTGGATATCTTTTATTCCACCACAGTAACTCAGGCGAAGATATCCGTCAAGACCGAATTCTTTTCCCGGTACTGTTAAGACCTGGACTTTATCAATTAAAAATTCTGAAAGTTTGTTTGAGTCTTTATTGTAAACTGAAAAATCCGCGAAGCAATAAAATGTTCCGTCAGGTTTTGTTACTCTTACACCGTTAAATGATTTAAGAAGATCGATCATCACATTGCGGTTATTCTCAAGAGTTGCGCGAAGGCTTTCAACTCCTGATTGAATACCATTGATTGCACCAACTGCGGCTTTCTGTAAAAGTACAGATGGACCAGAAGTCTGATGTCCCTGTATATTGCTCATGGCTTCAATTACTTTTTTATTACCGACAGCCCAGCCGATTCTGTATCCTGTCATCGCGTATTGTTTTGAAACTCCGTTGATGATAATGATCTTTGAGTTTTCGTCCTGCTTCTTCGCGAACTTAAAAACGTTGATCGGTTTTTTACCATCGAATACTAACCTGTGATAGATGTCATCCATAATCAGCCAGATATCTTTCTTTTCACAGAACTCAACTACTTCGCCGATAAAATCTTCCGAGTACATTGCGCCGGTAGGATTGTTCGGACTGTTAATGATTATCGCTTTCGTATATGAACCAACACGGCTGGTAATATCATTTATTGTTGGATAGAAAGTTCCGTCTTCAGGAAGTGCTGCAACCGGAATTGCGCCGACAAGTTTTGCCATATCCGGATAACTAACCCAGTAAGGTGCGGGATATAAAATTTCTTCCTGCGGATTTAGTATTGCCTGCATAGCAACCATTATTGCCTGCTTTGCGCCGCTTGATGCAATTACATTTAACGGACCAACCTTTCTTTCATAGTACTCTTCTGTATAACGAATGATAGCTTGTTTGAGAGCAGGTATTCCGTCAGCAGGTGCATAACGAACTTCGCCCGTATTAACGTGAGCAACAGTTGCAAGCAAAGCATCCATCGGTGCTTTGCTTTTTGGTTCGCCTCCGCCGAGATGAATTACCGGGTCACCTTTTTCTTTCAGTATGGCAAATTTCTCGTTTAGTTTGAGAGTGGGGGAGGCTTTGATCGATTTGGCTATTAAACTTAGACTCATAATGGTCCCCGTCGTTAGTAAAACTTATACAAATTGAAATTATTTACACTGGCAAATTATTTTTAGTTGTGATGAAAGGCAAGAAGAATCTGAGGTTAATGACTGTTCAGATAATCTTTTTATGATAACCCTTTGAGTGGTGAAGAATGCAAAAATTTTATGTAGATTAATATTATATGAATTCGAAGAAGGCTTCGCAATATTTATAAAATGTATTGAGTTTGAAATTAAAATTCACTTAATTTCAAACAAGTTTTCTCTGGATTATTAACGAGGGCACTTATGAAAAAATTTTTGTTAATTATTGCAACAATTTTTTTAGGCTTCATCACTTCTACTTTTTCACAAATATCATTTGAATGGATTAAAACATTTAATGGTCCAAACAATGGGTATGATAACCTAAGTGCAATAGCTCTAGATGATTCAGGCAATATTTATGTCACTGGCAATGCTTCAAAATGTACGACCCTTAAATATAATCCCTTAGGTGAAATTCAATGGATAAGAGAATATGATAATCCAGATAGTAATGGAGTTCTTTCAGTTGGAATCAGTATAGACAATTTTAATAACGTATTTGTTATTGGCAAGCATTTCCAAAATTCCGTTGGTTACCATATTCCAGTGATTGTTAAATATAATAGTGATGGCGAAATAATCTGGGAAAAGGAATTGTTAATTCAAGTTTCATGGCCACTTTTCTTAAAATTTGATTCCGTTGGTAATATATATTTAGTTGGAGAAGTTTATCAAAATGGAAACGACATGTTCGTTACTAAATTAAATTTAAATGGTAATCAGGAATGGTATAAGAACTTTGATATCAGTGGAGATCATGATCTATTATGGGATGCTACCATTGACACAAATGGGAATGTTTACTTGCTTGGAAGCATTGACGGAAATATTCTGGATATAGTTACTTTGAAAATTGATACAAATGGTGAGACAATATGGAGTCAAATATTCGATGGTGGATTTGGAGATCTTCCGAGTGCCATAACATTATTAGATGACAATAAAAATTTGATAGTAGTTGGCGATTCGGATGGAGGTAATAATCTATTGATAATCAAATATGATAGTGCGGGTGTCCCGATATGGACAAAAACTTTTAATACAAATGGGAGTTCTGATCATCATAATTGTAGGGTTTTAAGAGACGCTGAAAATAATATTTACATTACTGGTGCTTGCTACCAAAATGGTTGGAAAATCTTGACAGTCAAATACAACTCCGATGGTGAAATGCAATGGTATAATATGTTTCAACCACCAAGTTCTAATATCATTAATAATATTTTCATTCAGAGTGGCGATGACGGAAAAATATTTGTTGCAGGAAATGCTGGATATTACTCTATTCCTTATAATATTTATGATTTCATAACGATTGAGTATAATAAACTTGGAGAACTTGAAAGATTTGTAAAATACAATGGTACTGGGAATGGTGACGATCAAGTTTCCGGGATGGTTAGCGATCGATTCGGAAACATTTTTGTAGCTGGCACTAGTTACCGGAGTGGAACCTATGATGATTATCTAATAATTAAATATAACCCAACTATTACTGATTTGGAAGATGATAAAGAAACACTTATTGAAGACTATTATCTACTACAAAACTACCCTAATCCGTTTAATCCAAAGACAAAGATAAGTTGGCAGTCACCAGTTGGCAGTCATCAAAGATTAAAGGTATATGATATGTTGGGAAATGAAGTATCAACACTTGTAGATGAATTTAGAGAAGCAGGCAGGTATGAAACAGAGTTTGATGCAAGTAATTTATCAAGTGGAGTTTATTTTTATCAGCTCTGTTCCGGTAATATTATGTTTACTAAAAAAATGTTGCTAATTAAATAATAGATGTAGTAATCGAATAATCCTTTATAATTTTTAGTGAGTTAACAATTTTAGCTGCTCAAGTTTCTCTTTCCAAAATTTTTTTTGTTTAGCTGCTAAGGTTTCATTTTTAATTTTGTTATGCTCAAGCATTACCTGTGATTTGTCTTTCCCTTTGGAATAAAAATTAACTTCAAGGTTTGTTGCGTCTTTCAACCAGGAAATTCTTATCGACTTATTCTTTGTCGCTTTCCTTATTTCAATCTTTTGTTTGCCGAGCCACTTTGTTCTAAGCTCATCATTAGTCCAGAGTGAAAATAATTTGCTGACAGGTAAGTCGACAGTCTTACTTCCACTGATTTGAAATCCTTTCTCTGTTTCGTGTACTTTTCTTAATCCCCGCGCTTGTTCATATCCGACGGTTATCATCTGCTGCCACCAGCTTCCGATTCCATAATTTTCTTTAAGCACCGCTACAATTTCTTTGTGATTCATTTTTTTTGCACCCGCTTTATCGAGTA
It includes:
- a CDS encoding aminotransferase class I/II-fold pyridoxal phosphate-dependent enzyme produces the protein MSLSLIAKSIKASPTLKLNEKFAILKEKGDPVIHLGGGEPKSKAPMDALLATVAHVNTGEVRYAPADGIPALKQAIIRYTEEYYERKVGPLNVIASSGAKQAIMVAMQAILNPQEEILYPAPYWVSYPDMAKLVGAIPVAALPEDGTFYPTINDITSRVGSYTKAIIINSPNNPTGAMYSEDFIGEVVEFCEKKDIWLIMDDIYHRLVFDGKKPINVFKFAKKQDENSKIIIINGVSKQYAMTGYRIGWAVGNKKVIEAMSNIQGHQTSGPSVLLQKAAVGAINGIQSGVESLRATLENNRNVMIDLLKSFNGVRVTKPDGTFYCFADFSVYNKDSNKLSEFLIDKVQVLTVPGKEFGLDGYLRLSYCGGIKDIQEGIERMKWALDPDSPNELYIGDRKLVRDWS
- a CDS encoding DUF4287 domain-containing protein, encoding MSFEKVGGISGEAVKSKTGKDWNEWIKVLDKAGAKKMNHKEIVAVLKENYGIGSWWQQMITVGYEQARGLRKVHETEKGFQISGSKTVDLPVSKLFSLWTNDELRTKWLGKQKIEIRKATKNKSIRISWLKDATNLEVNFYSKGKDKSQVMLEHNKIKNETLAAKQKKFWKEKLEQLKLLTH
- a CDS encoding SBBP repeat-containing protein yields the protein MKKFLLIIATIFLGFITSTFSQISFEWIKTFNGPNNGYDNLSAIALDDSGNIYVTGNASKCTTLKYNPLGEIQWIREYDNPDSNGVLSVGISIDNFNNVFVIGKHFQNSVGYHIPVIVKYNSDGEIIWEKELLIQVSWPLFLKFDSVGNIYLVGEVYQNGNDMFVTKLNLNGNQEWYKNFDISGDHDLLWDATIDTNGNVYLLGSIDGNILDIVTLKIDTNGETIWSQIFDGGFGDLPSAITLLDDNKNLIVVGDSDGGNNLLIIKYDSAGVPIWTKTFNTNGSSDHHNCRVLRDAENNIYITGACYQNGWKILTVKYNSDGEMQWYNMFQPPSSNIINNIFIQSGDDGKIFVAGNAGYYSIPYNIYDFITIEYNKLGELERFVKYNGTGNGDDQVSGMVSDRFGNIFVAGTSYRSGTYDDYLIIKYNPTITDLEDDKETLIEDYYLLQNYPNPFNPKTKISWQSPVGSHQRLKVYDMLGNEVSTLVDEFREAGRYETEFDASNLSSGVYFYQLCSGNIMFTKKMLLIK